One genomic window of Silurus meridionalis isolate SWU-2019-XX chromosome 22, ASM1480568v1, whole genome shotgun sequence includes the following:
- the abrab gene encoding actin binding Rho activating protein b, which yields MSETVSSQRKPSTNKNIKKLRTLSAVCNLARSWQQWVSENEEKHASEPSGWTPDSVDKTKTEKKEPKKPVSSELKTKQSQDNKDGPEDTRIKTKQVVKTVTRDVQEKSAGIEFLTNRICKDPAAEELDRVLKNRSSPTRRRNCSNMVSELTQSWKKVEKERKRAGESSEGSGISEAKERALDLDISENQENAEENDTEPSLIKRPSSYWAKREAEDANKINTLSSKYSAVGNLKSRWQNWASEHSISQKLNPFSDDFDHGYSMSLRLRKGEEGYGRPKEGTKTAERAKRAEQHIHREIEHMCFIISTMADPDPNGYIQVTFGELFDRYVRISDKVVGILMRARKHGKVDFEGEMLWQGRDDRVIITLLV from the exons ATGTCAGAAACAGTGTCATCTCAGAGGAAGCCCTCGActaacaaaaatataaagaagCTGCGTACGCTAAGTGCGGTGTGTAACCTGGCACGAAGCTGGCAACAGTGGGTATCTGAGAATGAAGAAAAGCACGCTAGTGAACCCTCAGGCTGGACCCCAGACAGCGTGGACAAGACgaaaactgaaaagaaagagCCAAAGAAACCTGTATCATCTGAGCTAAAGACAAAACAATCTCAGGACAATAAGGATGGACCAGAGGATACCCGCATTAAGACAAAACAGGTGGTGAAAACAGTAACGCGTGATGTCCAGGAGAAGAGCGCAGGCATTGAGTTTTTGACCAACCGCATTTGTAAAGACCCAGCAGCAGAGGAACTGGACAGGGTGCTGAAAAATAGGAGTTCACCCACCCGGCGTAGGAACTGCTCCAACATGGTGTCAGAGTTGACACAGAGCTGGAAGAAAGTAGAAAAGGAACGGAAGAGGGCAGGGGAATCCAGCGAGGGCAGTGGAATCTCTGAGGCCAAGGAGAGAGCCCTGGACCTGGATATTTCAGAGAACCAGGAAAATGCAGAAGAGAATGATACAGAGCCATCATTGATCAAGAGGCCATCATCATATTG GGCCAAGAGGGAAGCAGAGGAtgccaataaaataaacactctCTCCAGCAAGTACAGCGCTGTGGGGAACCTCAAGAGCCGCTGGCAGAACTGGGCGTCAGAACATAGCATCAGCCAAAAACTTAACCCCTTCAGCGATGATTTCGACCATGGGTACTCCATGTCCTTGCGTCTGCGAAAGGGAGAGGAGGGCTATGGCAGGCCCAAGGAAGGCACTAAGACAGCAGAGAGAGCCAAACGCGCTGAGCAGCACATCCATCGAGAGATCGAGCACATGTGCTTTATCATcagtaccatggctgaccctgaccCGAATGGCTACATCCAGGTCACTTTTGGTGAGCTGTTTGACAGATATGTAAGGATTTCGGACAAGGTAGTGGGCATCTTGATGAGGGCCAGGAAGCACGGCAAGGTGGACTTTGAGGGAGAAATGCTGTGGCAAGGTCGGGATGATAGAGTGATCATTACACTGCTTGTGTga